The Bosea sp. 685 DNA window CGTTCGACAGCGGCGTTGCTGTGCGTTTCGATTTGAAATTGGGCGCGGGCAGCCTTGGCCGCGTCACTCCAACGCCAACAAGGATCGTGCCAACCGGCTCAGGCCAGGACAATTCTTAGAATTTCAATAGCTTAGAGGTATTGTCCCCCCGCCGGCCCTGGTCGCGGCGCGCCTTATTGCGCCGCACAATTCAACCGCACCCGCACAAAAAATGCGCAACCCCTCAAGGGCGATGGCCGTTGCCTGCAAAGAGAGCAGGCCGGAAGACGGCCCTGGCCTGCTCCGTCATCTCCGGGCTGCGGATGATCTGGCCGGCCTGTTCCATGCCTGCGAGAATCCAGTCGGCATGCCCGGGATCGGGCCGCAGCGCCTCGCGGTCGAAGCGGATGAAGCGCTCGACCTTGCGGGGCGGCCGCCCCGCTCCCTGCAGCAACTCCCAATGCAGCACCGGCTCCAGGATATCGGCGGGTAGCGCGAGCCGATCGGGCTTCGACAGATGCATGGCGATGCGGCCGAAATTGGCGGGCTGGCAGGCCCAATCGCTCGCCCGCAGGATCGCGGCATTGAGCTTCGAGACCGCAGCCGCACGGCGGTCCGCATCGTCGGCGCGCCAGGCCAGCACCTTGTCGGGGCAGTTGCGGCGCAGATCGACGCTGCAATGGACCATGGCGCCGACGCCGGCAGCGACAGCGGCCGTGTTCCAGGGCGCACCCGCGCAGAAACCGTCGACCCGCCCGCTGGTCAGCGCCTCCACCGTCTGCGGCGGCGGCACGACCTCGAAGCGAATGTCCTTGCCGAGGACGAGCCCGGCCTTGGCCAGCCACTCGCAGAGCAGATAGGTGTGGCTGGAGAAGCCGAAGACAGCGGCAAGCGTCAATGGCGGCAGGCCCGAGGCCTTGCGGCGCTCGACCATGGCGGCGAGCGCCC harbors:
- a CDS encoding CmpA/NrtA family ABC transporter substrate-binding protein, with translation MTLHLRVGFMPLVDCALVILAKDEGFAEAEGLNLELVREVSWSNLRDKLNVRLFDAAHMLGPAAIAATLGVGGVKAPMAVPLALNLDGAAITLSVRRYEELARLAEGDMADTTVSARALAAMVERRKASGLPPLTLAAVFGFSSHTYLLCEWLAKAGLVLGKDIRFEVVPPPQTVEALTSGRVDGFCAGAPWNTAAVAAGVGAMVHCSVDLRRNCPDKVLAWRADDADRRAAAVSKLNAAILRASDWACQPANFGRIAMHLSKPDRLALPADILEPVLHWELLQGAGRPPRKVERFIRFDREALRPDPGHADWILAGMEQAGQIIRSPEMTEQARAVFRPALFAGNGHRP